One part of the Lachnospiraceae bacterium JLR.KK002 genome encodes these proteins:
- the abc-f gene encoding ABC-F type ribosomal protection protein: MILACQNISKAFGTDEIIQHASFHIEENEKAAIVGINGAGKTTLLRIIMGELEADQGEVVLAKNRAIGYLPQNPDIAGNRTIYEEVLSARAELVAMQQELIEMEQNMSRLQGKELEKLMDSYNRRNLEFEQKGGASYKSEIIGVLKGLGFAEEEFGKHMQALSGGQRTRVCLGKLLVTKPDVILLDEPTNHLDIGSITWLETFLLNYKGAVVIVSHDRYFLDRVVHKVIELDRSQVSVFSGNYSDYAVKKAQVREAQLKQYYNQQREIKHQEEVIAKLKSFNREKSIRRAESREKMLGKIERLEKPVEENTDIHLNLEPRIVSGNDVLSVEHLAKSYPGQRLFEELFFELKRGERVALIGDNGTGKTTILKIINDMVEADQGTIRLGTNVHIGYYDQEHQVLHPEKTLVEEISDAYPDLTNTEIRNVLAAFLFTGDEVFKRISELSGGERGRVSLAKLMLSEANFLILDEPTNHLDITSKEILEQALNRYTGTVLFVSHDRYFINKTATRILDLTGATLVNYIGNYDYYLEKCRELTQIYAPGKETEQKAASVSSSKADWKQKKEEQARQRKLENDRKRTEEQIEETEQRIQELEEAFSDNEIATNSARLQELHQEYQEEQKRLEQLYEQWEALM, from the coding sequence ATGATTTTAGCCTGCCAGAATATCAGCAAAGCCTTTGGCACCGATGAAATCATACAACATGCGTCCTTTCATATAGAGGAAAATGAGAAGGCGGCAATTGTAGGCATAAACGGAGCAGGAAAGACGACCCTGCTTCGTATCATTATGGGAGAACTTGAGGCAGACCAGGGAGAAGTGGTACTTGCTAAAAACAGAGCCATCGGCTATCTGCCCCAGAATCCGGACATTGCCGGGAATCGGACGATTTATGAGGAGGTCCTTTCGGCCAGAGCAGAGCTTGTTGCCATGCAGCAGGAACTCATTGAGATGGAGCAGAACATGAGCCGCCTTCAGGGAAAAGAACTGGAAAAGCTGATGGACAGCTATAACCGCCGGAATCTGGAATTTGAGCAAAAAGGCGGCGCTTCCTATAAGAGTGAGATTATCGGAGTGCTGAAAGGACTGGGATTTGCCGAAGAAGAATTCGGGAAACATATGCAGGCCCTGTCCGGAGGTCAGCGTACCAGAGTATGTCTGGGAAAACTGCTGGTGACAAAGCCGGATGTCATTCTTCTGGACGAGCCAACCAACCATCTGGATATCGGCTCCATCACCTGGCTGGAAACTTTTCTGCTGAATTATAAAGGAGCTGTGGTGATTGTGAGCCATGACCGCTATTTTCTGGACCGGGTGGTGCATAAGGTAATAGAACTGGACCGCAGCCAGGTATCGGTATTTTCCGGCAATTACAGCGATTATGCCGTGAAGAAAGCCCAGGTGCGGGAAGCACAGTTAAAGCAGTATTACAACCAGCAGCGAGAGATTAAACATCAGGAGGAAGTCATTGCGAAGCTGAAATCCTTTAACCGGGAGAAATCCATCCGGCGTGCGGAGAGCCGGGAAAAAATGCTGGGCAAAATCGAACGTCTGGAAAAGCCTGTGGAAGAGAACACCGACATCCACCTGAATCTGGAGCCCAGAATTGTCAGTGGAAACGACGTGCTTTCCGTGGAACATCTGGCCAAATCCTATCCGGGACAGAGGCTTTTTGAAGAATTGTTTTTTGAGCTGAAACGGGGCGAACGGGTGGCGTTGATTGGCGACAACGGAACAGGAAAGACCACTATCTTAAAAATCATCAACGATATGGTGGAAGCGGACCAGGGAACAATCAGGCTGGGAACCAATGTGCATATCGGATATTATGACCAGGAGCACCAGGTACTCCATCCGGAGAAAACACTGGTGGAAGAAATTTCAGATGCTTATCCGGATTTGACCAACACGGAAATCCGGAATGTACTGGCTGCTTTTCTTTTCACAGGGGACGAGGTCTTTAAACGGATTTCAGAGCTGAGCGGCGGAGAACGGGGGCGTGTATCCCTGGCGAAGCTGATGCTCTCGGAAGCCAATTTTCTGATTCTGGACGAGCCCACCAACCATCTGGATATCACTTCAAAAGAAATTCTGGAGCAGGCGTTAAACCGATATACCGGAACTGTACTTTTTGTGTCCCATGACCGATATTTTATTAATAAAACTGCAACCAGGATTCTGGATTTAACGGGAGCAACCCTGGTAAATTATATCGGTAATTATGATTATTATCTGGAAAAATGCAGGGAACTGACGCAGATATATGCACCGGGAAAGGAAACGGAGCAGAAAGCAGCCTCTGTAAGCAGTAGCAAGGCAGACTGGAAACAGAAGAAAGAAGAACAGGCCAGACAACGGAAGCTGGAGAATGACAGAAAGCGCACGGAAGAACAAATTGAAGAGACGGAGCAGCGGATTCAGGAACTGGAGGAAGCATTTTCAGATAATGAAATTGCCACTAATTCAGCCAGACTCCAGGAACTCCACCAGGAATATCAGGAGGAGCAAAAAAGACTGGAACAGTTATATGAACAATGGGAAGCTCTGATGTAG
- a CDS encoding redox-sensing transcriptional repressor Rex: protein MEKEISQAVVRRMPRYYRYLGELLDDGVERISSNELSTRMRVTASQIRQDLNNFGGFGQQGYGYNVKYLYDEIGKILGINHQHNIIVVGAGNLGQALANYIKFEKRGFVIIGLFDVNPALKGISVRGIKVRMVEELEEFLRGNQVDIAALTLPKEKADQVANMLVSLGINAIWNFAHLDLELPEHVVVENVHLSDSLMQLSYNIANQRKPKDKK, encoded by the coding sequence ATGGAAAAAGAAATATCACAGGCGGTTGTCCGCAGAATGCCGAGATATTACAGGTATCTGGGAGAACTTCTGGACGATGGGGTGGAACGGATTTCCTCCAATGAACTTAGTACGAGAATGCGCGTCACTGCGTCTCAGATTCGGCAGGATCTGAATAATTTCGGCGGTTTTGGCCAGCAGGGATACGGATATAATGTAAAATATCTTTATGATGAAATCGGCAAAATCCTGGGAATCAACCACCAGCATAATATCATCGTAGTGGGAGCCGGGAACCTGGGTCAGGCCCTTGCCAATTATATCAAATTTGAAAAAAGAGGATTTGTAATTATCGGCCTGTTTGATGTGAATCCGGCTTTGAAAGGCATTTCCGTCCGGGGGATTAAGGTTCGGATGGTGGAAGAACTGGAGGAATTTCTCAGAGGGAATCAGGTGGATATCGCAGCCCTTACCCTGCCCAAGGAAAAAGCCGATCAGGTGGCCAATATGCTGGTGAGTCTCGGAATTAACGCCATCTGGAATTTCGCGCATCTGGATCTGGAGCTGCCGGAACATGTGGTGGTGGAAAATGTACATCTCTCTGACAGCCTGATGCAGTTATCTTATAACATTGCCAATCAGCGAAAACCAAAAGATAAGAAGTGA